The genomic DNA CCGGATCGCTGCTGAGCATCTTCATTATGGATATTGGCGTGGATCTGTTCTTTGCGACTGCCTCTCTCACCAAAAAAGACCAGTGCCCTGCAAGGGCCTCCAGAGCTTCCACAGGTGTGGAAGGGTTCTCAGCCACAGCGCACCTGACCTCGATCATTCTGTCCTTGGAAAGAGAGATCAGCGAATCAGGAGGCGATTTTACATTTGCTGCAACCGCAACCCTCACATCTGTGATCCGATCATCCGCCAGACGGCCGAGAACCTCCGGCGGAGTCACCGGATTCCGGGCGACTCTGAACCTGACCAGCCAGCTCTGATCCCGGGAGAGCTTTTCTGTGATGTACACCGGCACCTTCGGATTTGATGCAACCGCAGCTCTCACATCATCGCTTTGGCTGGCTGAGAGCCTGATGATATCATGCTCCGGCGTCCTCGGGTTCTTTGCCACCGCCTCCATGACTATGTAGCGCAGCCGCTCATTTGTGGCATCGAACTCGACCATCTCATCCTCTGAGAGCTCTGATAGGAGGCTATCCGGCGTCGCTGTGTTCAGGGCAACAGCAGACCTTACATAGCCATCCGGATCCCTGGCGAGCGCCTCCAGGACATCCAGAGGCGTCTTGGGGTTACCGGCGACCGCCTCCCTGACCCACTGAACCCTGTCCCTGGAGAGTACTTTCAGAACAGCGACGGGTGTTGACGGGTTCCACCCAACCGCACGCCTGACCCTCCATGAGATCGATCTCGAGAGCTCCTCGAGCACCTCAGGCTCTGTGTCATGCGACGATGCCCTGCGCTCCAGCTCTATCTCTTCCATGATCGTAAGTGTATGCACAGATTTTTGATCCTTACCACAGCGCTTCTGCATCGCGTACTCGCATCATCGAAGTCCATACAACTCCGCAGGCCCATCGACTTTGATCGGGTTTGTCTGGATCCGGCGATTAAAGAACAGACTATATCGAGACCAGATATATCGATTTTCAGCTACATCCTGAAGAGCGTGTATGTGTACAGCTCCTCGAGTGTTTTCTCTGGATTCCGTTCGTCATGCTTGCCCAACCTGGCTCGGATAACAGGCAGACTGAAGCACTGATTCACATATCTGATGAGATCTGGCTCACCGCTCACAGCCACGTATTTGACAAGAGGAGCGTATCGCTCAACGGCGCACTCCACCCTCTCCCTGAGATGCTCGCCATGCCTCCTTATGTCCTCCTCCCTCAGCCGCTCGAACCTGCGCTGCGACCATCCCCCTTTCGAGTGCTTCTCCTTCACAGGCGTCCTCACGATCTCAAAGCTCTCGATCTGATCCGCTCCAAGCGAGACCATGATCATGCTGTCGCCGGCATGTGCTGATATGAGGAGCACAGGAGTATCCACGATCTCCTGAATGGGGGATAGATCAAACCTGCGCCCCATGGTCACACCCTCAGAAACGAATGGCAGGGGTGGGACGATTATGAGCGTGAAGACATCGGGAAGGCTGAGAAGCGATATACCCCTCTCAGATGCCAGGGTCTTCAGGGATCTCGGCAGGATCGCCTCAGGAGCACCCTCCAGATTCCCACCGGGTGTGCGGTACTCGCTCAGGATGTCCTCCTCAGGTGATTCTATGTTATCGAGCCGCCGGAGCAGTCGCTTCATTATCCTTGGAGCGAGCTTCTGAACGCCAGGGGCCTCAGGGGTTTCATCAGAAGATCGCTCTGGGGTTCCTCTGAGCCTAAGCTCCGCCTCCTTCAGGGCGCGCCTGGTCTCCTGATAGGCGCTTGTGATCTTCTTCAGGCGCTCTTCGCGCTTTTCAAGTGTATGTTTGAGCTCCTCCTTCTCGCGAGTGAGATCCTGGAGCATGCCTTCCAGCTCAGATATCCGCTCTTGATGTCGCTTTTTCCCGAAGAGATCCAAAGAGCCACACCTTCCTGAGATACATGTCCCTCCGCGATCTGATGCATCACCATGATCTGAGATCAAACTGACATGTGCACCAAACCAAGGAGAGCTTATCAGTATCAAAGCAGTCCGAGGTTCTCGAGCTGCTGCCTCACGATCCTGACGCCCTCCTCGCACTCCTCAGGTGATTTTCCGCCGGTCACGACCAGCTTTCCGGAGCTGAATATCAGCACCACAACCTTGGGCTGCTTGATCCTGTAAACAAGCCCTGGAAACTGCTCGGGCTCGTACTCTATGTTCTCGAGCCCGAGGCCGAGGGCGATGGC from Methanothrix thermoacetophila PT includes the following:
- a CDS encoding Vms1/Ankzf1 family peptidyl-tRNA hydrolase, whose protein sequence is MLQDLTREKEELKHTLEKREERLKKITSAYQETRRALKEAELRLRGTPERSSDETPEAPGVQKLAPRIMKRLLRRLDNIESPEEDILSEYRTPGGNLEGAPEAILPRSLKTLASERGISLLSLPDVFTLIIVPPLPFVSEGVTMGRRFDLSPIQEIVDTPVLLISAHAGDSMIMVSLGADQIESFEIVRTPVKEKHSKGGWSQRRFERLREEDIRRHGEHLRERVECAVERYAPLVKYVAVSGEPDLIRYVNQCFSLPVIRARLGKHDERNPEKTLEELYTYTLFRM